The Mercurialis annua linkage group LG7, ddMerAnnu1.2, whole genome shotgun sequence genome includes the window CCTTCCCTCTCCTTCTTCTCCAACTCTCCTTTTCACACCACCATTCTTTCTTCGATTGCCTCTTCGTCTTCCATTCTTTCTGTGTTCTTGCattgtgaagaagaaaaaataacgaAGGAACAAAACAGAAATTTAGAGTGAGAAAGATTTATTTTTACTGCATTAAAATCTTGTTCTTATAGTGTGTTTTCAAGTACATAAAGAAAATATATGTGATCATGCATGTAATCTCAAGGCACATTCTTGTCTGGTTCATGAGGTTTAGGGTTTGATTAATGTGGTGTATTTATGCTCTCTGTCACATATTTTTATAGTGAAGGAATTGCAGAAATGAGAAAAAAAGGATAAGGAAAATCAAAGGAAAGAGAACGAACGGTACTCAACCTTTGTAATTAAAACAGTAAAGGTtcgttattaatttaaaaagggACATCTGTCACACCTGACAACAAAAAGCAAATATGAACCATACATAAATGGAGGTGTAACACATAATTCAACTAAACACTCAACCCCTTTCTGAAAACCCTCGTCTCATTCAACTTGCTTCTTACCAGCCTTCCCATAAATCTCCAGTTCCAAGACACAACGACAATGGAAGGAGAAGCTAAACAAGTTGTGTGCGATATTGGAATTCCATGCCGTCTGCAGATTTCCTCTACTGAACGAAATCCAGGACGGAGATTTTACGGCTATTCTAAGAGAAAtgtaagtattttatttaaacttaatCTTCCGTTGTTGCCAGCTTACTGTCGTTTGACCTACACTACACAGAATCAATGCAATTGTTTTGCCTGGGTCGATAATGACATGGCCTATCAGATGACGGTGGTCAGGAAGTTGAAAAGTGAGATTAATTCCATGACTGAAGAACGCAATGCCGCTCTGCTGGAACTAGTTAATGCCCACACTCATGTGGCAGCTAAAACTGACGAACTGCAGGAACTTAATGAGGCTTTCGAGGGATTGAAGGAGTCTCATGAGATGTACCACGAAGAAAATGTGATTATGATGCAGGAAAGTGGTCTGCAACTTATGGAGATAGAGACCCTGAAGGAACACGTGAAGCTGATGGAAGTGAAGTGCTCAGACATGGAGAGGAAAAACAAGATCATGAAGCTTGGTTTTTTTATGGCTTTTGCAGTTGCCGGTTGCAGTTTAGCCGTTGCTTGCTTCAAGAAAACTTGATGGATTTTTTGTTAAGTGACAATGGCTTGTGTTTGTGCAGTGTTCTTAGTTAACTGCgttcaaatatttttttgtattatgtTAAACTCATTCAACTTGCTTTCTATGAAAAGTGTGTgtgattcaaaattttaaattacagtACTGTCATTAAACTGTTGTTCAATGTTGAAGGGGtttacttgattttttttataagttcaaGTGTTGTCTTTCATAATTGTTGGAAATTTGAAGGGCTATATTAGACTTCACAGAAAAATAAACCGCCAAAAAAAGGATAACTTAATGGCAAAGATTAAAAATGGGATTTCCAAGAAACCCTTTCATTGCACCCGTTCCATCAGTTATATTGTTCCAATGCAGCCTCTTCGTTAACTACAACCACTAATTAATTACATCCACAAAGGGCATATAAAGAAATTGAAGAGTCATGATGCTAACTAATTTAAATAGGCTACCACAGCAACTGATTCAAGCATTTCAGAGTACAAAAATTGTTCATATTCTCAGAGTAACCAGAAGATATGTCTGATAATATTGTTGTGTCTTCGCTTAATATGGAACTTATGGATTGCCCAATTTGCTGTGAACCCTTAACAGCTCCAATTATTCAGGTTTGTACCCATTTGTTTCTCTTTACGATGTACTGTTAATTATTTCTGTAATTGTATTGTTtggtaattgtattttttacaGTGTGAAAATGGGCATGCAACATGCAAAGCATGCTCGGGGAAGACTCAAAAGTGCCATTCTTGCACCCTGCCTATCGGGAGAATGAGGAACCGGATTCTGGAAGATGTTGCTGAGTCTTTGAGAGTTTGTTGCGCGTTCAAGAATTATGGATGCTCAGAAACTGTGAGGTACCCCGATAAGATCAACCATGAAAAGGTCTGTTCTTTTATAGAGTGTTCCTGCCCCATCGAAGTCTGTAATTTCAAGGGAACGTCTGAAATGATTTATGCTCACTGTAAAGTGATGCATAAAGATTTTGTGAAGCAATTTGTTTTTGGTCGTAAATTCCCGGTTTCGGTCCGGctgaatgataatttttttattctccaAGAGGAAACCACAGACATTGTGTTTGTTCTGAACAACACTATGTGTTCTTATGGGAATATTCTGACAATGTGTTGTCTTGGACCGTTATCAACTGGCTGCTGCCCCTATGAAATTGAAGTGAATGCCAACTCAAGTCACAAATTTCACATTACTACCCAGAACATTCAAGGCACCAGAAGTTACTATCGTTCTTTTTCAGGGTTCCTTCTTGATAGTGATCATGAATTTTTCTCTGACGGTATGATCAACATGGACTTTTGTGTTTACCGCGCTCCG containing:
- the LOC126656340 gene encoding uncharacterized protein LOC126656340, whose protein sequence is MEGEAKQVVCDIGIPCRLQISSTERNPGRRFYGYSKRNNQCNCFAWVDNDMAYQMTVVRKLKSEINSMTEERNAALLELVNAHTHVAAKTDELQELNEAFEGLKESHEMYHEENVIMMQESGLQLMEIETLKEHVKLMEVKCSDMERKNKIMKLGFFMAFAVAGCSLAVACFKKT
- the LOC126657261 gene encoding E3 ubiquitin-protein ligase SINA-like 10, with translation MSDNIVVSSLNMELMDCPICCEPLTAPIIQCENGHATCKACSGKTQKCHSCTLPIGRMRNRILEDVAESLRVCCAFKNYGCSETVRYPDKINHEKVCSFIECSCPIEVCNFKGTSEMIYAHCKVMHKDFVKQFVFGRKFPVSVRLNDNFFILQEETTDIVFVLNNTMCSYGNILTMCCLGPLSTGCCPYEIEVNANSSHKFHITTQNIQGTRSYYRSFSGFLLDSDHEFFSDGMINMDFCVYRAPELA